From Candoia aspera isolate rCanAsp1 chromosome 4, rCanAsp1.hap2, whole genome shotgun sequence, a single genomic window includes:
- the LOC134497331 gene encoding olfactory receptor 14A16-like, which yields MDNQTTVPYFLLLEFSKNRHLQLLHFFLFLVLYLATITANLLIISTVALDNRLHSPMYLFLMNLALQDLGSVSVIVPKSMVNSLMDTRQISYFGCVAQVFIFTSFEVSDFSVLTAMAYDRYVAICNPLHYEMVMNWKACTEITVWVWVISFLCGVLHTCSTFSVSFCSNVVNQFFCDIPHLLNLSCSSFNSAEAGVVVVSVIAALGCFTFIIVSYGLIFKAVLGIPSEQGRQKALSTCIPHLLVVSMFLLTGCFAYLRPSSNSPSYSEFGLTVLYSLLPPLFNPIIYSMRNKNIRFVLSKLWRV from the coding sequence ATGGATAATCAAACCACAGTGCCTTACTTTTTGCTCCTGGAATTCTCAAAAAATCGGCATCTGCAGCTCTtacatttcttcttgttccttGTGTTATATCTGGCAACCATAACAGCAAATCTTCTCATCATCTCTACAGTAGCTTTAGATAATCGACTGCATAGTCCCATGTACCTGTTTCTGATGAATTTGGCTTTGCAGGACCTGGGCTCAGTTTCTGTCATTGTCCCAAAATCTATGGTCAATTCCCTCATGGACACCAGGCAGATCTCTTACTTTGGTTGTGTGGCTCAAGTCTTCATCTTTACCTCCTTTGAAGTCTCTGATTTCTCAGTCCTCACAGCCATGGCATATGATcgatatgttgccatttgcaatccactgcaCTATGAGATGGTGATGAATTGGAAAGCCTGCACTGAAATAACAGTTTGGGTGTGGGTCATCAgttttctttgtggggtgctgcataCCTGCAGTACCTTTTCAGTCTCTTTTTGTTCAAATGTGGTCAACCAGTTTTTCTGTGATATTCCACATTTGCTAAATCTATCCTGCTCCAGCTTCAATTCAGCTGAAGCTGGAGTTGTTGTGGTCAGTGTCATTGCAGCACTAGgttgttttacttttattattgtatcttatGGCCTGATCTTCAAGGCAGTCCTAGGAATCCCTTCTGAACAAGGAAGACAAAAAGCTTTGTCCACTTGTATTCCCCACCTTTTAGTGGTGTCTATGTTTTTATTAACTGGATGCTTTGCCTACCTGAGACCTTCCTCTAACTCCCCATCTTATTCAGAATTTGGGTTGACTGTTCTGTATTCCCTTCTTCCACCCCTGTTCAATCCAATCATCTATAGCATGAGAAATAAGAATATCAGATTTGTCCTTTCTAAACTGTGGAGAGtctga
- the LOC134497332 gene encoding olfactory receptor 14A16-like: MDNQTRMPYFLLLRFSESQQLQLLHFFLFFVLYLAITTANLLIICAVAFDRHLHRPMYFFLMNLALQDLGSVSVIVPKSMVNSLIDTRHISYFGCVAQVFLFVSFLCSNVSLLTVMAYDRYVAICNPLHYEMVMNWKACTEIIILVWVTSLLYGMLHTTGTFSINFCSNVVNQFFCEIPQLLKLSCSGFNLVEVGVLVASVTAGLGCICFITVSYAMIFKAVQRIPSEKGRQKALSTCIPHLLVVSMFTSTGCFTYLRPPSNIPTFLDFGLTVLYSLLPPLFNPIIYSMRNTDIKFVLSKLWKF, from the coding sequence ATGGATAACCAAACCAGGATGCCTTACTTTCTGCTCCTGAGATTCTCAGAAAGTCAGCAACTGCAACTGCtacatttcttcttgttctttgtaTTATACCTGGCAATTACAACAGCAAATCTTCTGATAATCTGTGCAGTAGCTTTTGACCGGCATCTGCACAGACCCATGTACTTCTTTCTAATGAACTTGGCTCTGCAGGACCTGGGCTCTGTTTCTGTCATTGTTCCCAAATCCATGGTGAATTCCCTCATAGATACCAGACACATTTCTTACTTTGGTTGTGTTGCTCAAGTCTTCCTCTTTGTCTCCTTTCTGTGTTCTAATGTATCCCTCCTGACAGTCATGGCATACGATCGATATGTTGCCATATGCAATCCTCTGCACTACGAAATGGTGATGAACTGGAAAGCCTGCACCGAAATAATAATTCTGGTTTGGGTCACCAGTCTTCTCTATGGAATGTTGCACACCACTGGCACTTTTTCTATCAATTTTTGTTCTAATGTTGTCAACCAATTCTTCTGTGAAATTCCACAGTTGCTAAAGCTATCCTGCTCTGGCTTCAATCTAGTTGAAGTTGGAGTTCTTGTGGCCAGTGTCACTGCAGGACTAGGTTGTATATGTTTTATTACTGTATCTTATGCCATGATATTTAAGGCCGTGCAGAGAATCCCTTCTgagaaaggaaggcagaaagCCTTATCAACTTGTATTCCCCACCTTTTAGTAGTGTCTATGTTTACATCAACAGGATGCTTTACCTATCTGAGACCTCCTTCTAACATCCCAACTTTTTTAGATTTTGGGTTGACTGTTctttattctcttcttccaccccTGTTCAATCCAATCATCTATAGTATGAGAAATACAGATATCAAATTTGTCCTTTCTAAACTGTGGAAATTCTGA